CTTCACTCTTACGCTCCTTAAAACCCAGCTCTGACACACTCAGAGACTCAACAAATAATCGAATGAATCTTACCGCATGATCTGGGGGAACCCAATCTTCTATCGATGGAGGTAAAAGAAACTGTTGACTATAATCAGCGGTTATCTCTTTAGACATATGTCATTATAGCACCTGAGATGTTTTTGAGACAGCCTCCCAGGGCCACGGCGATACCGATGCCAAGAGCAATGTTTTCAATGGCTACGCCGATACCTGCCCCCACTCCGGCACCCAGGGCGATACCGATGGCGATAAATTCCGACCGGGTTTTCGGCACATTTTTTTCCTGACCGCTTTGATTGAATTCAGTCAAATTCTTCTCCTTGTACGAAAACGGCTAGGGAACCAAGTCCCGGGTTTTGAATTTCGCCCGAACGCCGGGAGCTCGATCGCCCCGCTGCTCCTGAGCGAAGAATGCTCATCGACCGATTTTTTTAAAAGTGATGTTGCTGCGCAACAGCCAGCCGATGGCCACGCCCACGGCCACAAAGACCACGACCACCAGCGCGCGCGACATGGACAACGACCACAGCAGAAAGTGAATTTCCACCACCGTGGTGTTCTGCAGCACAAACAATACGACGAAGGCGACGGCGACCATGAACAATATCAGTTTGGCTTTCATTGCACCCCCCCCTGCATTCTACGGTGGCGCAACCCCAAAGTAAACCCGGGGAGGTTTGGTTCCCATTCGGCGGCCTGATATAATCTAGAGAAATTTTGATGAA
This genomic window from Candidatus Aminicenantes bacterium contains:
- a CDS encoding DUF1049 domain-containing protein; the encoded protein is MKAKLILFMVAVAFVVLFVLQNTTVVEIHFLLWSLSMSRALVVVVFVAVGVAIGWLLRSNITFKKIGR